A DNA window from Pirellulales bacterium contains the following coding sequences:
- a CDS encoding DUF362 domain-containing protein yields MKHQHDRRREEERRRGLSRREAIVAGAAAAGLAGLVAVGNRYRRRTPVFVARGQRYDGPLADAIADGLVACGAKPAEFRGLKVLLKPNLVEPSRLVPHMTTHPAVIVAAAEAFRRWGASVTVGEAPGHVRDTDMALAESGVGEALRDGGLAFADLNYQPTAWRANRSRFSSLRGLHLPQSVVEADVVVSMPKLKTHHWVGLTCAMKNFYGVLPGIKYGWPKNVLHHNGIPETVADVNCLLPRALAIVDAIECMEGDGPILGTMKPMGLLLVGANLPAVDATAARIIGLAPERISYLGLINNRLGPLADDRIEQRGETWQSVASPFHVIAEPHLQMLRADAAGPATS; encoded by the coding sequence ATGAAGCACCAGCACGATCGGCGTCGGGAGGAGGAGCGTCGCCGCGGCCTGAGTCGACGCGAAGCAATCGTCGCCGGCGCCGCGGCTGCCGGGCTCGCGGGGTTGGTTGCCGTCGGCAATCGCTATCGACGGCGAACCCCCGTGTTCGTCGCCCGCGGGCAGCGTTACGACGGCCCGCTGGCCGACGCCATCGCCGACGGACTGGTCGCATGCGGCGCCAAGCCCGCTGAGTTTCGCGGCCTGAAGGTTCTCCTGAAGCCCAACTTGGTCGAGCCTTCGCGACTCGTCCCCCATATGACGACCCATCCGGCGGTCATCGTGGCCGCGGCCGAGGCGTTTCGGCGCTGGGGCGCCTCGGTCACCGTGGGCGAGGCGCCGGGCCACGTCCGCGACACCGACATGGCCCTCGCGGAATCCGGCGTCGGCGAGGCCCTGCGCGACGGCGGGCTGGCGTTCGCGGACCTCAACTACCAACCAACGGCTTGGCGAGCCAATCGCAGTCGCTTCAGCAGTCTCCGCGGATTGCACTTGCCGCAGAGCGTCGTCGAGGCCGACGTCGTCGTCTCGATGCCGAAGCTCAAGACTCACCATTGGGTCGGGCTCACGTGCGCGATGAAGAACTTCTACGGCGTGCTGCCCGGCATCAAGTACGGCTGGCCGAAGAACGTGCTCCACCACAACGGCATTCCCGAGACCGTCGCCGACGTCAACTGTCTCCTGCCGCGGGCGTTGGCGATTGTCGATGCGATCGAGTGCATGGAAGGGGACGGCCCGATCCTGGGAACCATGAAGCCGATGGGTCTGCTGCTGGTTGGCGCCAACTTGCCTGCGGTCGATGCCACCGCGGCGCGGATCATCGGGCTGGCGCCCGAACGGATCAGCTATCTGGGGCTGATCAACAACCGCCTGGGGCCCTTGGCGGACGACCGCATCGAGCAGCGGGGCGAGACGTGGCAAAGCGTGGCCTCGCCGTTTCACGTCATTGCCGAACCGCACCTGCAGATGCTCCGCGCAGACGCTGCGGGGCCGGCGACAAGTTAG
- a CDS encoding Flp family type IVb pilin, with product MKLFAQKVQRFLVSEDGPTAVEYAVMLALIVIVCLTAIRSIGNNANATFESVAGQLGS from the coding sequence ATGAAGTTGTTTGCTCAGAAGGTACAGCGTTTCCTCGTCTCGGAAGACGGCCCGACCGCCGTCGAGTACGCCGTGATGCTGGCGTTGATCGTGATCGTGTGCTTGACCGCGATTCGTTCGATCGGCAACAACGCCAATGCGACGTTCGAAAGCGTCGCCGGACAGCTCGGCAGCTAG
- a CDS encoding prepilin peptidase, which produces MGASQGFLAQLAETWPAWVVTITLVVAAVIDGLQLKVPNWITFPMIISGWVYSAVLSPYAGWEGLWLSLIGTAVGLALLLPAYAIGGMGAGDVKLLAGVGAWMWGTITFYAFAVSALVGGVIAVGMVLYKRSWNKHRDQFFSILNEIATVKDPEQLAAIAAERKPRMFLLPYGIPIAIGSIAYFAWTGMLS; this is translated from the coding sequence ATGGGTGCTTCGCAAGGATTTCTCGCTCAACTGGCCGAAACTTGGCCGGCCTGGGTCGTGACGATCACGCTGGTCGTGGCCGCGGTCATCGACGGGCTGCAGTTGAAGGTCCCCAACTGGATTACGTTTCCGATGATCATCAGCGGCTGGGTCTACAGCGCCGTGCTGTCCCCCTACGCCGGCTGGGAAGGACTGTGGCTGAGCCTGATCGGCACGGCCGTCGGACTGGCCCTGCTGTTGCCCGCTTACGCGATCGGCGGCATGGGGGCGGGGGACGTCAAGCTGCTGGCCGGGGTCGGCGCCTGGATGTGGGGGACGATCACGTTTTACGCCTTTGCGGTGTCGGCGCTGGTGGGCGGGGTCATCGCGGTGGGGATGGTCCTCTACAAGCGATCGTGGAACAAGCACCGCGACCAGTTCTTTTCAATTCTCAACGAGATCGCCACGGTCAAAGACCCCGAACAGCTGGCAGCGATCGCCGCCGAGCGCAAGCCGCGGATGTTTCTGTTGCCGTACGGGATTCCGATCGCGATTGGCTCGATCGCCTACTTCGCCTGGACGGGGATGCTGAGCTAG
- the cpaB gene encoding Flp pilus assembly protein CpaB translates to MRPKSLVLLALALGCGLIASIGISQVLDNNSKPARVETAPIYVAQQNINVNDPITDAMVVLEEWPKDKVPPGAIVKWEDIEDRRPRTNIYQGEPLLNSKLLAKGQISDPTQGVPDGMRLKTMSVDATKSAAGLLSPGDRVDVQIFVARNEQQGIEKPFTKIFLQNIRVYAVDQTIDRSMDGNEARNVAKTVSLIVTPSQANRITLAENLGTITLIPRNPDDEAEVDDYEQDIESLLNPSTANSRSRESLTKADRPGDEQSGPGAMESLKAFMEAAMAQNSARQAAPGLQPGRPFQMTIIYPDEVERLQFSDGQLLVPAAPSQAGGAPFVSPAPQEPAAPQGADGDGGTLQLPPDFPIDLQVK, encoded by the coding sequence ATGCGTCCGAAGTCTCTCGTATTGCTTGCGCTTGCGCTGGGCTGCGGGCTGATCGCCTCGATCGGCATCAGCCAGGTGCTCGATAACAACAGCAAGCCTGCGCGCGTCGAGACCGCGCCGATCTACGTCGCCCAGCAGAACATCAACGTCAACGATCCGATCACGGACGCGATGGTGGTGCTCGAGGAATGGCCCAAGGACAAGGTGCCGCCCGGGGCGATCGTCAAGTGGGAGGACATCGAGGACCGCCGCCCGCGGACCAACATCTACCAGGGCGAGCCGCTGTTGAACTCGAAACTGCTCGCCAAGGGGCAGATCAGCGACCCGACGCAGGGGGTCCCCGACGGCATGCGACTCAAAACGATGTCGGTCGACGCCACAAAGAGCGCCGCCGGCTTGCTGAGCCCCGGCGACCGAGTCGACGTGCAGATCTTCGTCGCGCGGAACGAACAGCAGGGGATCGAGAAGCCGTTCACCAAGATCTTCCTGCAGAACATCCGCGTCTACGCTGTCGACCAGACCATCGACCGCAGCATGGACGGCAACGAGGCCCGCAACGTGGCCAAGACGGTGTCGCTGATCGTCACCCCGTCGCAGGCCAATCGGATCACGCTGGCCGAGAACTTGGGGACGATCACGCTGATCCCCCGCAATCCGGACGACGAGGCTGAGGTCGACGATTATGAGCAGGACATCGAATCGCTGCTGAACCCCAGCACGGCGAACTCGCGGAGCCGGGAAAGCTTGACCAAGGCGGATCGCCCCGGGGACGAGCAGTCCGGCCCTGGCGCCATGGAATCGCTCAAGGCCTTCATGGAAGCGGCCATGGCGCAGAACTCCGCCCGGCAAGCTGCGCCGGGGCTCCAGCCCGGCAGGCCGTTCCAGATGACGATCATTTACCCGGACGAGGTCGAGCGGTTGCAGTTCTCCGACGGGCAATTGCTCGTTCCGGCGGCCCCGAGCCAGGCGGGCGGCGCGCCGTTCGTGTCGCCGGCGCCGCAGGAGCCTGCGGCGCCGCAGGGCGCCGACGGCGACGGAGGCACGCTGCAACTGCCGCCCGATTTCCCGATCGACTTGCAGGTGAAGTAA
- a CDS encoding pilus assembly protein N-terminal domain-containing protein — translation MYRLLTPHRSRFGRRAALVAMLTSIFSGPGASSAPAATGESVIRQVTQANERLEMTVNTSQILTLGTRIPRMVVNNPELVTVTPISESQVQVAARKPGVTQINLWDENDQVYTIDLAIFGDVRELEMQLKRMYPGSSLRLVKLANSLVLEGQVDRPEIITTIRELAQDYAPKVVNDITVGGVQQVVLKVKVMEVSRTKLRRMGTDFAIFGPNGFVGSSVSGIIASINAGTQTAGTGINTVAFGVTNGNTKFLGFLDWLEQNNVSKVLAEPTLTTLSGRPAMFNAGGELPILVPSGLGQTTIEYKPFGTQVDFLPIVLGDGNIRLEVRPRVSEIDDTRSVTVNGFTVPALKVRMVETAVEMKAGQTLALAGLIQERVEGQSRSLPFIGDLPVVGLPFRKVQEQVNEIELLILVTPDYAGALDPYEVPPCGPGMETMSPSHSDLYCKAHLEVPSCGPCGAGGACQGGGCAPGSVGGVQMPAGAAVMATDDGEIYSNGPIYSPAPATRFVPAEPLTVPEPADARGLEMPEPSAGVRPDNRNNPTVRSATTARLRRPTATPGLIGPVGYDVQK, via the coding sequence ATGTACCGATTGCTCACCCCGCACCGCAGCCGCTTCGGCCGGCGCGCCGCCCTGGTCGCGATGCTGACTTCGATCTTCTCGGGGCCGGGCGCTTCGTCCGCCCCCGCGGCGACCGGCGAGTCGGTCATCCGGCAAGTGACCCAGGCGAACGAGCGCCTGGAGATGACCGTCAACACCAGCCAGATTCTGACGCTCGGGACCCGCATCCCGCGGATGGTGGTCAACAATCCGGAATTGGTGACGGTGACCCCGATCAGCGAGTCGCAGGTCCAGGTGGCCGCCCGCAAGCCGGGCGTTACGCAGATCAACTTGTGGGACGAGAACGACCAAGTCTACACGATCGACCTGGCGATCTTCGGCGACGTCCGCGAACTCGAAATGCAGCTCAAGCGGATGTACCCCGGGTCGTCGCTGCGGCTCGTGAAACTGGCGAACAGCCTTGTGCTGGAAGGACAGGTCGATCGGCCGGAGATCATCACGACGATCCGCGAGCTGGCTCAGGATTACGCCCCGAAAGTGGTCAACGACATCACCGTCGGCGGCGTCCAGCAGGTCGTGCTCAAGGTGAAGGTCATGGAGGTCTCGCGGACCAAGCTGCGGCGGATGGGGACCGACTTTGCGATCTTCGGCCCCAACGGCTTCGTGGGCTCCAGCGTCTCGGGGATCATCGCGTCGATCAACGCCGGCACGCAGACTGCCGGCACGGGGATCAACACGGTGGCGTTCGGCGTGACCAACGGCAACACGAAGTTCCTCGGCTTCCTCGATTGGCTTGAGCAAAACAACGTCTCCAAGGTGCTCGCCGAGCCGACGCTCACGACCCTCAGCGGTCGGCCGGCCATGTTCAACGCCGGCGGCGAGTTGCCGATCCTCGTCCCTTCAGGCCTGGGGCAGACGACGATCGAGTACAAACCCTTCGGCACGCAGGTCGACTTCCTGCCAATCGTGCTCGGCGACGGCAACATCCGCCTGGAAGTTCGTCCCCGCGTGAGCGAGATCGACGACACCCGGAGCGTGACCGTCAACGGCTTCACCGTCCCCGCGCTCAAGGTGCGCATGGTCGAGACGGCCGTAGAAATGAAGGCCGGACAGACGCTGGCCCTCGCCGGGCTGATTCAGGAGCGGGTCGAAGGCCAAAGCCGGTCGTTGCCGTTCATCGGCGACCTGCCGGTCGTGGGTTTGCCGTTTCGCAAGGTGCAGGAACAGGTCAACGAGATCGAACTGTTGATCTTGGTGACGCCCGACTACGCCGGCGCGCTCGACCCGTACGAAGTGCCGCCTTGCGGTCCCGGGATGGAGACGATGTCGCCCAGTCACAGCGACCTGTATTGCAAGGCGCACCTCGAAGTGCCGTCGTGCGGCCCCTGCGGCGCGGGGGGAGCCTGCCAGGGCGGGGGGTGCGCTCCCGGCTCGGTCGGCGGAGTTCAGATGCCCGCCGGGGCGGCGGTCATGGCGACCGACGACGGCGAGATCTACTCCAACGGTCCGATCTACTCTCCGGCTCCCGCGACGAGGTTCGTCCCGGCCGAGCCGCTCACGGTCCCCGAGCCGGCCGACGCCCGCGGGCTCGAAATGCCCGAGCCTTCGGCCGGCGTCCGCCCGGACAATCGGAACAATCCGACCGTCCGGTCCGCGACGACCGCGCGGTTGCGCCGCCCGACCGCGACGCCCGGTTTGATTGGTCCGGTGGGCTACGACGTGCAAAAGTAA